A window from uncultured Desulfobacter sp. encodes these proteins:
- a CDS encoding 6-hydroxymethylpterin diphosphokinase MptE-like protein yields the protein MQNYHEKNLACLKSSNPKLYKQVIDHTPEKIGTIIPTPTGPTLRFHTPGEKFNFLCDENDVLGALEQNFPMLKKEDNLNKTVCIFTGMGLGYRPLAALEIRQDMYRMMVIEPSLDIFCTALKCVDLRPLFLSEKVTLFVGNIDWKELDETLVGFPISVNIFFSNYIVQFDWNNALYTETFNTARAYATKAISAKGVFDECGEQLFRNRLRNMALFREARNVDVLKGAFRGKPAVLVSAGPSLDQSMAQLKKAMGKCVIIAVDSAAVPLLNNGITPDFVTTLDFRNHNSDKLSPHLIKDAPFSLVAVISSSVPTARRLPLNHLFYCFQDNDTQQWMIDALKVQHQMKPAGTVASLSLSFAQMTGADPIIMVGHDFALISENADHVKGTVFNHNWHQGKNLINVKGVDGKLVKTQDFLLEFKQTFEQIMAQHPCKYINATAAGAHIEGTMVQNFEDVFKNDLTQKINVETIIASALKKRTGISLSKFLKTTQSQLRDANARLKQVNSILSTNEKFVKFLDKQSVLSSKKLTSFAKLPKQIQNHKQNILKARKRLKPFLPIEEVAAKMIHDARIVQEIEKTNTYFEAITKEAKIVSLEMGGHQKGLTVFSEEVQRLVSFLEQENQFFSDFNSDSPFSIKAALSLAELYLREMCPVKAINILELIFLKGKKASMDKAKIFMGIAKAQLLDFESAEKWWETSIAEDNSEIREELTEQRRILGEYWIKRLTESKMPRYLEWALRSCQEKEFVLKAKQETWEMTIKWISQWLEKDNNVDLAEMILELWAPICEQTPEWYYWRARCMAKRDDKIAAASYLEKHLLGPNHAHHSNESSYPEWLAFLARLLMETDQFDHGIQKLTQAVSLDANQAVLWEELGDTFFVHGDFASAAVAYEKCFITLSEKTDVLKKFGDCYLKQGFIEAAETAYQAVLQKDPANESAQSALEKLKETP from the coding sequence GTGCAAAACTATCATGAAAAAAATCTGGCATGCCTGAAATCATCTAATCCCAAACTGTATAAACAAGTCATCGACCATACACCAGAAAAGATTGGGACAATTATACCAACCCCAACCGGTCCGACGTTACGATTTCATACCCCCGGAGAAAAGTTCAATTTCCTATGCGACGAAAATGATGTATTGGGCGCGCTCGAACAAAATTTCCCCATGCTGAAAAAAGAGGACAATTTAAATAAAACCGTGTGTATTTTTACGGGAATGGGACTTGGATACCGGCCCCTTGCCGCGCTGGAGATTCGCCAGGACATGTACCGGATGATGGTGATTGAACCCTCTTTAGATATATTTTGCACCGCTTTAAAGTGTGTGGATTTACGTCCGCTCTTCCTGTCTGAAAAAGTAACACTTTTTGTTGGAAATATCGATTGGAAAGAACTTGATGAAACGTTGGTAGGTTTCCCCATATCTGTAAATATTTTCTTCAGCAATTATATAGTCCAATTTGATTGGAATAATGCGCTGTATACCGAAACATTCAACACAGCAAGGGCGTATGCAACGAAGGCTATTTCAGCCAAAGGCGTATTCGATGAATGCGGCGAACAACTCTTTAGAAATAGACTCCGGAACATGGCGCTATTCCGGGAAGCCCGAAACGTGGATGTCCTAAAAGGGGCATTTCGTGGAAAACCAGCCGTATTGGTTTCAGCCGGCCCGTCCTTGGATCAGAGTATGGCACAATTAAAAAAGGCCATGGGAAAATGCGTTATTATCGCGGTGGATTCTGCGGCTGTTCCCCTCTTGAATAACGGAATTACTCCTGATTTTGTAACGACCCTGGATTTTCGTAATCACAATTCAGATAAATTGTCTCCACATTTAATAAAAGATGCACCATTCTCACTTGTGGCCGTTATTTCCTCATCAGTTCCTACTGCCAGAAGACTGCCTTTAAACCATCTTTTTTATTGTTTTCAGGACAATGACACCCAGCAGTGGATGATTGACGCTCTGAAAGTACAACATCAAATGAAGCCGGCCGGCACAGTGGCATCCCTTTCTCTCTCATTTGCCCAGATGACCGGAGCCGATCCAATTATAATGGTCGGGCACGATTTCGCATTAATTTCTGAAAATGCCGATCATGTAAAAGGAACCGTATTTAATCATAATTGGCACCAAGGGAAAAATTTGATCAATGTTAAAGGTGTTGATGGGAAATTGGTCAAAACTCAGGATTTTTTGCTCGAATTCAAACAGACCTTTGAGCAAATTATGGCACAGCATCCGTGCAAATATATCAATGCGACAGCTGCAGGTGCACATATCGAAGGCACGATGGTTCAAAATTTTGAGGATGTGTTTAAAAATGATTTAACACAAAAAATAAATGTGGAAACGATTATTGCATCTGCATTAAAAAAACGAACTGGCATATCCCTTTCTAAATTTCTTAAAACCACACAATCCCAGCTTCGAGATGCAAACGCACGACTTAAACAAGTTAACTCTATTTTATCAACCAATGAAAAATTCGTTAAATTTTTAGACAAACAATCCGTTTTGTCATCTAAAAAACTAACATCTTTTGCCAAACTTCCTAAACAGATTCAGAATCATAAACAAAATATTTTGAAAGCCCGAAAGAGATTAAAACCTTTTTTACCCATAGAGGAAGTGGCCGCTAAAATGATTCATGACGCCAGAATTGTCCAGGAAATTGAAAAAACAAACACCTATTTTGAAGCGATAACAAAGGAAGCAAAAATAGTGTCTCTTGAAATGGGAGGTCACCAAAAAGGGCTGACGGTTTTCAGTGAAGAGGTCCAAAGGCTTGTTTCTTTTCTGGAACAAGAGAATCAATTTTTTTCAGATTTTAATTCAGATTCGCCTTTTTCTATCAAAGCTGCACTATCCCTTGCCGAACTTTACCTGAGAGAAATGTGTCCTGTAAAAGCCATTAATATTTTGGAACTTATTTTTTTAAAAGGGAAAAAAGCGTCCATGGACAAAGCCAAAATTTTTATGGGAATTGCAAAAGCACAACTGCTCGATTTTGAGTCAGCTGAAAAATGGTGGGAGACAAGCATTGCAGAGGATAATTCTGAGATCAGGGAGGAATTAACCGAACAACGAAGGATATTAGGAGAGTATTGGATAAAAAGACTTACAGAATCAAAGATGCCACGATATTTGGAATGGGCGTTGCGTTCGTGTCAAGAAAAAGAATTTGTTCTTAAAGCAAAACAAGAGACCTGGGAAATGACGATTAAATGGATTTCCCAATGGCTTGAAAAAGATAATAACGTCGATTTAGCAGAGATGATTTTAGAATTATGGGCACCTATTTGTGAACAAACGCCCGAGTGGTATTATTGGCGAGCAAGATGTATGGCTAAAAGGGATGATAAGATTGCCGCAGCAAGCTATCTGGAAAAGCATTTACTTGGACCGAATCACGCCCACCATTCAAACGAATCTTCATATCCGGAATGGCTCGCATTTTTAGCCCGACTGTTAATGGAAACAGATCAATTTGACCACGGTATCCAAAAACTCACACAAGCGGTATCGCTGGACGCGAATCAGGCTGTATTATGGGAAGAACTTGGGGATACCTTTTTTGTGCATGGAGATTTTGCTTCGGCTGCTGTGGCCTACGAAAAGTGTTTCATCACGTTATCTGAAAAAACGGATGTCTTAAAAAAATTTGGAGATTGTTATCTGAAGCAGGGTTTTATTGAAGCCGCAGAAACGGCATATCAGGCAGTGCTTCAAAAAGATCCTGCCAATGAATCAGCACAGTCGGCACTGGAAAAATTAAAAGAGACGCCATAA
- the glf gene encoding UDP-galactopyranose mutase has translation MYSGLSYCIVGSGFSGSVLAERIASVLDKKVLVVEKRAHIGGNSYSYIDPSTGIEIHKYGSHIFHTAKKNVWDYIRRFGEFSNYQHKVMALFKHRIYQMPINLKTINDFFDKNFSPNEAIEFLNKEISSCGINVPKNLEEKAIASIGLKLYEAFIKGYTRKQWGKDPALLPADIISRLPIRYNYNANYFNDPYQGIPLGGYGRLFDRLLAHKNIELKLNTPYEEIAHDIPSTCKIIYTGMIDRLFDYQFGALEWRSLNFEWETQQISDYQGTSVVNYSDENVPFTRVHEFKHYQPEKTEIFNAPQTVLCREYPQAWQQGVEAFYPVNDTYNNERLKKYLHKAEQRQNLIVTGRLGLYKYWDMDTAIEKALNLFDRIKKEDSQ, from the coding sequence ATGTATAGCGGTCTTTCTTATTGTATTGTCGGCAGCGGCTTTAGCGGTTCTGTTCTTGCCGAAAGGATTGCAAGCGTTCTGGACAAAAAAGTACTTGTTGTGGAAAAACGGGCTCATATTGGCGGTAATAGTTATTCTTATATTGACCCCTCAACGGGTATTGAAATCCATAAATATGGATCTCATATTTTTCATACAGCAAAAAAAAATGTTTGGGACTATATCCGTCGATTTGGCGAATTTTCTAATTATCAGCATAAGGTAATGGCGTTATTTAAACACCGTATCTATCAGATGCCCATTAACCTGAAAACCATCAATGATTTTTTTGATAAAAATTTTAGCCCAAATGAAGCAATTGAATTTTTAAACAAAGAGATAAGTTCTTGCGGCATAAATGTTCCCAAAAATCTTGAAGAAAAAGCAATCGCTTCCATTGGGTTGAAGCTGTACGAGGCTTTTATAAAAGGTTATACACGCAAACAATGGGGAAAAGATCCCGCATTGCTGCCTGCAGATATTATTTCGCGTTTGCCGATTCGTTACAACTATAATGCTAATTATTTTAATGATCCTTACCAGGGCATACCATTGGGTGGGTATGGTCGACTTTTTGACAGACTTTTAGCCCATAAGAACATTGAGTTAAAGTTGAATACACCATATGAAGAAATCGCCCATGACATACCGTCAACCTGTAAGATTATCTATACAGGAATGATTGATCGGCTCTTTGATTACCAGTTTGGCGCATTAGAATGGCGGTCTCTAAATTTTGAATGGGAAACCCAACAAATATCAGATTATCAAGGCACGTCCGTTGTTAATTATTCGGATGAAAATGTTCCTTTTACACGGGTTCATGAATTTAAACACTATCAGCCGGAAAAAACGGAAATTTTTAACGCACCGCAAACCGTTCTCTGCCGTGAATACCCTCAAGCATGGCAGCAAGGCGTCGAGGCTTTTTATCCTGTAAATGATACCTATAATAATGAACGTTTGAAAAAATATCTGCACAAGGCTGAACAGAGACAAAACTTAATCGTCACGGGACGATTGGGACTATACAAGTACTGGGATATGGACACAGCCATTGAAAAGGCTTTAAATCTTTTCGACAGAATAAAAAAAGAAGATAGCCAATAA
- a CDS encoding cyclase family protein produces the protein MAKVTNPPDMKWMFLSYPLSMDTPVFGGGYGMRIQALKQMESGDSCNTSYWNLPNHLGTHLDFPKHFIQNGRNGSDYNADFLVFNHSWIIDLENVEPGEIISAEQVKDFFIPHEVELLIIKTGFCKNRDKAVYWQKNPGFSPQLAKFLKDTFPDLKVLGFDSISIASFVHRQTGRKAHKSFLEGDRPLLLLEDMDLNHVWADASFKQIIVAPLRVAKTDAAPCTVLALVENV, from the coding sequence TTGGCAAAGGTAACAAATCCACCTGATATGAAATGGATGTTCCTGTCATACCCATTAAGTATGGATACGCCCGTTTTTGGCGGTGGGTATGGAATGCGCATTCAGGCATTAAAGCAGATGGAATCGGGTGATTCTTGTAATACAAGTTATTGGAACTTACCCAATCACTTGGGGACACACTTGGATTTTCCCAAACATTTTATTCAAAATGGCAGAAACGGTTCCGATTATAATGCGGATTTTCTCGTCTTTAACCATTCGTGGATTATCGATTTAGAGAATGTTGAGCCCGGAGAAATTATTTCCGCCGAACAGGTGAAAGATTTTTTTATACCCCATGAGGTAGAATTGCTTATCATCAAAACAGGATTTTGCAAAAACAGAGACAAGGCGGTTTATTGGCAAAAGAACCCTGGATTCAGCCCTCAATTGGCAAAATTTTTAAAAGACACTTTCCCGGATTTAAAAGTTCTCGGATTTGATTCCATTTCCATCGCGTCTTTTGTGCATAGGCAGACCGGGAGAAAAGCCCATAAATCTTTTTTAGAAGGAGACCGGCCCCTTCTTTTATTGGAAGATATGGATTTGAATCATGTTTGGGCAGACGCTTCGTTTAAGCAAATCATCGTCGCGCCATTGCGAGTTGCCAAAACAGATGCCGCCCCATGTACGGTATTGGCCTTGGTTGAAAATGTATAG
- a CDS encoding glycosyltransferase, which yields MNRISVIVPSYNQCGYLPICLDSIWFQDWPEIEIIVINDASTDATRDVLDKYENALSSDRVSYACNYNQESKTVERYEHLRYPPKGRNLRIIHHSENKGLGAALNTGFQKSTGKYCTFIASDDVLLPSALSELASGLEKNNADFAYADMHIVDDKGRILRKFLLPDYDFEETFCRWYFCGICKLYRRELHDRIGYYNETIKPQDHEMFLRFAINGARFIHIPKVLANVRIHDNERAIDNHTPENWNTLYKESSALVMQARKYLDEK from the coding sequence ATGAATCGTATTTCAGTGATTGTTCCCTCATATAACCAGTGTGGATACCTGCCGATCTGTCTGGATTCAATTTGGTTTCAGGACTGGCCCGAAATAGAGATTATTGTTATTAATGACGCATCCACAGACGCGACCCGTGATGTTTTAGACAAATATGAGAACGCATTATCTTCAGACAGGGTCTCCTATGCATGTAATTACAACCAAGAATCAAAGACAGTGGAAAGGTATGAGCATCTTCGATATCCCCCCAAAGGCAGAAATTTACGGATCATTCATCATTCTGAAAATAAAGGTCTTGGCGCTGCACTGAATACCGGATTTCAAAAATCTACTGGAAAATATTGCACGTTTATAGCCTCAGATGATGTACTGCTTCCATCTGCCTTATCTGAGCTTGCCTCTGGGTTGGAGAAAAATAACGCAGATTTTGCCTATGCCGATATGCACATCGTGGATGATAAAGGAAGAATTTTACGAAAATTTTTACTGCCGGATTATGACTTTGAAGAGACCTTTTGTCGTTGGTATTTCTGCGGGATATGTAAGTTGTATCGCAGAGAACTGCATGATCGAATCGGATATTATAATGAAACAATCAAGCCCCAGGATCACGAAATGTTTCTGCGATTTGCCATAAATGGCGCACGGTTCATCCACATCCCCAAGGTCCTTGCCAATGTCCGCATTCATGATAATGAACGAGCAATTGACAATCATACACCTGAGAATTGGAACACTCTGTACAAAGAATCCTCAGCCCTTGTTATGCAGGCACGAAAATACCTTGATGAAAAATAA
- a CDS encoding glycosyltransferase encodes MPLLQRIRLSKSSALQPLYFQIDGEHYIDPDGGCTLKKGSICTLDSFYNACFIGTGGWPISVGRLACRLFLKGSFDVSFVFHGKSGRKVVLLNRLCLDTDLEKYYDFLMPQLPETTGRVYPVLRSLASNSTFRNGEYICENNAGAAVQLGLVVCTYKRERELLRTLWKIYDDPFLKDLHVVVVDNARTLSADQIPDSYCLIPNQNLGGAGGFSRGLLALLAQGECTHAILMDDDVQLDTETLLRTKKHFEYSSGTAIAGALMSLENPCYLNEAGADIDPVNLLQVIPQHCGINLGHAEGLSLWQKWCGAQYGGFWFFAFPLEIVQDIGMILPFFIKADDIEFGLRLTKKMSIDIQAGVCVHHPDFMSFDLAKRYYWVRNMLIVRMLQNVTLSHTVRGLFLEALKEFFTGRSDFLLAFVHGVQDCLKGPCWLKATDDQDVMITIKIAFEKKIPIFFLWGRAVLAILKYAFIYNKLKMQWRAAAVANTSVGFWKKRLGLV; translated from the coding sequence TTGCCACTGCTTCAAAGAATCAGATTATCAAAATCTTCTGCTTTGCAGCCACTGTATTTTCAGATAGATGGAGAGCACTATATTGATCCTGATGGCGGATGCACACTAAAAAAGGGCAGCATATGTACATTGGATTCTTTTTACAATGCATGTTTTATTGGAACAGGCGGGTGGCCCATATCCGTGGGGAGACTGGCATGCCGTCTTTTTTTAAAAGGCAGTTTTGATGTTTCTTTCGTTTTTCATGGTAAAAGCGGTCGTAAGGTGGTTTTGCTAAATCGTCTGTGCTTGGATACTGACCTTGAAAAATATTACGATTTTTTAATGCCTCAATTACCTGAAACAACAGGACGGGTATATCCGGTTTTGCGTTCTTTGGCATCAAACAGTACCTTCCGAAATGGAGAATACATTTGTGAAAACAATGCCGGGGCTGCTGTCCAGCTTGGATTAGTTGTATGTACCTATAAAAGGGAACGTGAACTTTTAAGGACCCTTTGGAAAATTTACGACGACCCTTTTTTGAAAGACCTGCATGTTGTTGTAGTGGATAACGCACGCACGCTGTCTGCTGATCAAATTCCCGACAGTTATTGTCTTATTCCAAATCAAAATTTGGGCGGGGCAGGCGGTTTCAGTCGAGGCCTTTTGGCCTTGTTGGCGCAAGGAGAGTGTACCCATGCAATACTCATGGATGATGATGTTCAATTGGATACGGAGACACTGCTTCGCACTAAAAAACATTTTGAATATTCTTCGGGGACGGCCATCGCCGGAGCGCTTATGTCCTTGGAGAACCCTTGTTACTTAAATGAAGCGGGTGCTGATATAGATCCTGTAAATTTGCTACAGGTCATTCCCCAGCATTGTGGGATAAATCTTGGGCATGCAGAGGGTCTATCATTATGGCAGAAGTGGTGTGGTGCCCAATATGGAGGATTCTGGTTTTTTGCTTTCCCCCTTGAGATAGTTCAGGACATCGGGATGATATTACCCTTTTTTATAAAGGCCGATGATATTGAATTTGGGCTGCGTCTTACAAAAAAAATGTCCATTGATATTCAGGCTGGCGTCTGTGTGCATCATCCAGATTTTATGAGCTTTGACCTTGCAAAACGTTACTATTGGGTTAGAAATATGCTGATCGTTCGAATGCTTCAAAATGTTACACTGTCCCACACGGTCCGCGGTCTTTTTTTAGAAGCGTTAAAAGAATTTTTTACGGGGAGGTCAGATTTTTTGCTTGCCTTTGTTCATGGTGTGCAAGACTGTTTGAAGGGGCCTTGCTGGCTAAAAGCAACAGACGATCAAGATGTGATGATAACGATAAAAATTGCTTTTGAAAAAAAAATACCAATATTTTTTCTATGGGGTCGAGCCGTTCTGGCGATACTGAAATATGCTTTTATTTACAATAAGTTAAAGATGCAATGGAGAGCAGCAGCTGTGGCGAATACCTCTGTGGGCTTTTGGAAAAAACGTTTGGGCCTTGTTTAA
- a CDS encoding 6-hydroxymethylpterin diphosphokinase MptE-like protein, giving the protein MSFVEKKDILVHFTIPPSTQKLTALRNIHQGKRAFFIGNGPSLTISDLNLLQGEISFACNKIYLAFDQTQWRPTYYMVEDGLVAQQNAGEINNLHGMTKIYTTYMKTLDIPLTNGIYYRCYFENSWPEPPSFSSDALDVLYSGNTVIYLMLQMASFMGITQFYLIGIDFSFRLPNKVEKPNGQTFSVYTHANEHNHFHPDYRAPGEKWYEPNLERQALAFKTAEQAILKKGGVLYNATRGGNLENLPRVNLDCLFT; this is encoded by the coding sequence ATGAGCTTTGTTGAGAAAAAGGATATACTTGTTCATTTTACGATTCCACCCAGCACCCAGAAATTAACTGCGCTTCGTAATATTCACCAGGGAAAACGTGCTTTTTTTATTGGTAATGGTCCAAGCCTTACAATTTCTGATTTGAATTTATTGCAAGGGGAAATCAGCTTTGCATGTAATAAAATTTATTTGGCCTTTGATCAAACCCAATGGCGTCCCACCTATTACATGGTTGAAGACGGACTTGTTGCACAGCAAAACGCTGGAGAGATAAATAATCTGCATGGAATGACCAAAATATACACCACATACATGAAGACGTTGGATATACCCCTAACAAACGGTATCTATTATCGGTGTTATTTTGAGAATTCATGGCCTGAGCCGCCAAGTTTTTCAAGTGATGCACTCGATGTTCTTTATAGCGGGAACACAGTAATATATCTAATGCTTCAGATGGCAAGTTTCATGGGGATTACACAGTTTTATTTGATCGGCATAGATTTCTCTTTTCGTCTGCCGAACAAAGTTGAAAAGCCCAATGGGCAAACATTTTCCGTCTATACCCACGCCAATGAACATAACCATTTTCATCCGGATTATAGGGCACCCGGAGAAAAGTGGTATGAACCAAACCTCGAACGTCAGGCCCTGGCTTTTAAAACCGCAGAACAGGCTATCTTAAAAAAAGGGGGGGTGCTGTATAACGCCACACGCGGTGGTAATCTTGAAAATTTACCAAGGGTGAACCTGGACTGTTTATTCACTTAG
- a CDS encoding inositol monophosphatase family protein, with translation MTQSNAQLAQLAVDIVLDSLNSLVASNIGNQQIFHENEKDIKLNADLMLSRELSIRLSKATGICCLSEEDIETHQLFAKDVVWIVDPLDGSMNFFKGIPLYCISIALWRKGNPVVGVIHDIARNRTFVSAGNQSRVDNQIMHVGNIVKINKAVLATGFPLLSDLSSASVNWFLAFAEEFKKIRMLGTAALSLAWVAEGRLDAYFERDIMVWDVAAGAALVKGAGGICIMRQGRHPMSLDVMAANPELAECMKKILKW, from the coding sequence TTGACTCAATCCAATGCGCAGTTGGCCCAATTAGCCGTTGATATTGTCCTGGACTCACTGAATTCTCTGGTAGCGTCAAATATTGGCAACCAACAGATATTTCATGAAAATGAAAAAGATATCAAACTTAATGCAGATTTAATGCTGAGTCGTGAATTGAGCATCCGACTCAGCAAAGCAACGGGGATTTGTTGTTTAAGTGAGGAGGATATTGAAACGCATCAACTGTTTGCCAAAGATGTGGTCTGGATTGTTGATCCATTGGACGGCAGCATGAATTTTTTTAAAGGTATCCCTCTCTATTGTATATCCATTGCTTTATGGCGCAAAGGAAACCCGGTAGTCGGTGTCATTCATGATATCGCTCGCAACCGTACGTTTGTTTCCGCAGGGAATCAGAGCCGGGTAGATAATCAAATAATGCATGTGGGCAATATTGTAAAAATAAACAAGGCTGTCCTGGCCACAGGTTTTCCCTTGCTATCTGACCTGTCGTCAGCGTCTGTAAACTGGTTTTTGGCTTTTGCCGAAGAATTTAAAAAGATACGTATGCTTGGCACCGCAGCCCTTTCTCTTGCCTGGGTCGCAGAAGGACGGCTTGATGCTTACTTTGAACGAGATATCATGGTATGGGATGTGGCGGCAGGCGCTGCATTGGTTAAAGGCGCAGGCGGTATTTGTATCATGCGGCAAGGACGGCATCCGATGAGTCTGGATGTCATGGCTGCGAACCCTGAACTTGCAGAGTGTATGAAAAAAATCCTGAAGTGGTAA
- a CDS encoding SIS domain-containing protein: protein MKENKLLGQQLFYGQYLDDLYLALTEMKATNRYGKSIGQEQALINFCKLFFDIRRSNNTIYFIGNGASATMASHMAADFNKTCGCRATVFNDVALMSAVSNDIHFKECFSVPLNRFAEKGDVLVTISSSGNSANVIAAIKCAREKEMFVITFSGMDSNNDSRKMGDLNFWIPASTYGLVESAHQALLHSCLDTFFELYGGTTS, encoded by the coding sequence ATGAAAGAAAACAAACTTTTGGGACAGCAATTATTCTACGGCCAATATTTAGACGATCTTTATCTGGCCTTAACAGAGATGAAGGCCACAAATCGATATGGCAAATCAATTGGCCAGGAACAGGCACTGATAAATTTTTGTAAGCTGTTTTTTGATATACGAAGGTCCAATAATACAATTTATTTTATCGGAAACGGGGCAAGCGCGACCATGGCATCCCATATGGCTGCTGATTTTAACAAAACATGCGGGTGTCGGGCTACGGTATTTAACGATGTTGCTTTAATGAGCGCAGTAAGCAACGATATTCATTTTAAAGAGTGTTTTTCCGTTCCTCTCAATCGGTTTGCCGAGAAAGGAGATGTTCTTGTAACGATCAGCAGCTCTGGTAACTCTGCCAACGTGATTGCCGCAATAAAATGTGCCCGGGAGAAGGAGATGTTCGTCATTACGTTTTCCGGCATGGATTCCAATAATGATTCCCGTAAGATGGGAGACCTTAACTTCTGGATACCTGCAAGTACGTATGGTCTTGTGGAATCGGCCCATCAAGCTCTTCTGCACAGCTGCCTGGATACATTTTTTGAACTATACGGGGGAACAACTTCTTGA
- a CDS encoding acylneuraminate cytidylyltransferase family protein: MTDFIAMIPARMGSKRVPKKNIRFFCGKPLIQYAIDGTKASGCFDEIWVNSESEHIGRLALACGINFHKRPAALASDTATNQDFTIEFLRAHKCEYVVMVNPTSPLLKPETIQRFCEFIRAEKLDTALSVLEERAECFFKEKPVNFSIEEKINSQNLEPIEKIVWALTAWRRDHFLSVAQSGLCSVFSGRLGRFPISLDESCDIDTQEDWDLAEAVYISRNRVKNTILPEYWGG; this comes from the coding sequence GTGACTGATTTTATTGCCATGATTCCCGCCAGAATGGGAAGTAAGCGGGTGCCTAAAAAAAATATTCGTTTTTTTTGCGGAAAACCGCTCATTCAATACGCCATTGACGGGACGAAGGCATCCGGATGCTTTGATGAAATATGGGTCAATTCAGAGAGCGAGCATATCGGGCGTCTGGCTTTGGCCTGTGGCATCAATTTCCATAAAAGACCGGCTGCCTTGGCATCCGATACGGCGACAAACCAGGATTTTACAATCGAATTTTTGCGTGCCCATAAATGCGAGTATGTTGTGATGGTCAATCCGACCTCTCCTCTTTTAAAGCCCGAAACCATTCAAAGATTTTGTGAATTCATTAGGGCAGAAAAGCTTGATACCGCCTTGTCCGTATTGGAAGAGCGAGCCGAATGCTTCTTTAAAGAGAAGCCTGTAAATTTTTCCATTGAAGAAAAAATCAACAGCCAGAATTTAGAACCCATTGAAAAAATTGTTTGGGCTTTAACGGCTTGGCGTCGGGATCATTTTCTTAGTGTTGCCCAAAGTGGTCTGTGCAGTGTCTTTTCCGGGCGATTGGGGCGGTTTCCCATATCACTTGACGAATCATGTGATATTGACACTCAAGAAGATTGGGATCTTGCCGAGGCTGTATATATATCAAGAAACAGAGTGAAGAACACAATTTTACCTGAATATTGGGGAGGATAA
- a CDS encoding NAD(P)-dependent oxidoreductase: MRILLLGATGMLGTSLVHILKKKHVEVIEIGHDTLDIESHESVIRVFENHSADAVINCVAVVGINPCEQDPVRCTHINALGALYVSREAARRDMTLCQISTHAVFDGFKQGYYTENDPVCPTGVYAATKYDSEVYAAMCPRHYVVRVPTMFGPRRNTALGFVDKMLEFMVKGQELRVADDKIDSLTFSLDAAECIFSLIMDRMPHGLYHAANQGHASYYEFIVALRDMIGADVTIHRAKDKDFPGLAHKPLLTAMSSVKLPAMRGWKDALNAYVKAYNLGVERPLDLNL; this comes from the coding sequence ATGCGTATTCTTCTATTGGGTGCCACCGGAATGCTTGGCACATCCCTTGTCCATATACTGAAAAAAAAACATGTAGAGGTTATAGAGATCGGGCATGATACGCTTGATATCGAATCTCATGAATCCGTTATTCGTGTATTCGAAAATCATTCGGCAGATGCGGTGATTAACTGTGTGGCAGTTGTCGGTATCAATCCTTGTGAGCAGGATCCTGTCAGATGTACGCACATTAATGCCCTTGGTGCGCTTTATGTTTCCAGAGAAGCGGCCAGGCGCGATATGACCCTGTGTCAGATTTCCACCCATGCTGTCTTCGACGGTTTTAAACAAGGATATTACACTGAGAATGATCCGGTCTGCCCAACGGGCGTCTACGCGGCAACAAAATACGATTCAGAAGTATACGCCGCCATGTGCCCCAGGCATTATGTGGTCCGGGTTCCGACCATGTTTGGTCCACGTCGCAATACGGCTTTGGGCTTCGTGGATAAGATGCTCGAGTTCATGGTTAAGGGCCAAGAGCTTCGCGTGGCAGATGATAAAATTGATTCCCTGACGTTTTCGCTGGACGCAGCTGAGTGCATTTTCAGCCTGATAATGGATCGTATGCCGCATGGTTTATATCATGCGGCCAACCAAGGGCATGCGAGCTATTATGAATTTATTGTTGCCTTGCGTGATATGATCGGAGCGGATGTGACGATTCACCGAGCAAAGGATAAAGATTTTCCAGGACTTGCACATAAACCCTTATTAACAGCTATGTCATCGGTCAAACTGCCTGCCATGCGGGGATGGAAAGATGCGCTGAACGCTTATGTGAAGGCGTATAACCTGGGCGTTGAGCGCCCTTTGGATTTAAATCTTTAG